In Roseiconus lacunae, the sequence GATTGTCACGGACACGTCCCTGGGAAACGGGAATCGCACCCGCGCCGGTCAAGACTTCCCGCTCGGGTAGTCGGCCGTTCTTGACCACTTGGCGGCTGCCTTTGTGATCCCGCCGCCCTTCATTTTCTTGGATAAAGGCTTCGACCTCGGCATCGATCGCCGATTGCAGCATTCGCCTGGCCCCTTCCCGGATGATCTCATCGAGCGGGCTTTTCTGATCAAACTGAGCCCGGAAGGAAATCACTTCGGGATCGAGCTGTTCGTCCACTGGTGCGGCGTGCCGCTGTGTTTTAGTCTGGTTCATGGCGTGTCCTTGTGCCCGCGTTGGGCCGTTGAAGGGTGATAGTTTCAACAGGATACGCCGCCTTTTTTCATTCAATCAAGAACACGACTTTCGATCATATCTCCACAGCACACGTGCGTTTCTCACTCACCACCCTTTTCGGATCAGGCTACAGACCCGATCTACTTGTTCCGAACTCATTGCATCATGGAGCGGAAGGCAAACATATTTGCCTTCGACAGCATCCATATTCGGTGTCTCTGTGTCGCGAAACCGATTAAAAATTGAGTATCGATCATTCCGATAGTGAACTTGCCCGGATTCGACTCCCTGAGCCCGTAGTAACTGCTGAAACGCTTCGCGGCCTTCAACCATTGCGGTACATAGCCACGCGGCATTTTCGCATTCAGGCCGATTCTTCCCTAGCAGGCGAATTCCATCAATCCCCGACAATGAATCAAAATACTGCCGCAACAGATTTCGTCGGTGTTGGATGCGACTCTTTAGCTCTTCAAGACCAGCTAAACCCATTGCCGCTGCGATATCGGTCATCTGGTATTTGTAACCAAGCTCCGTAATGTCGTTTCCCCAAGTTCCGTTTTGCTTAGCTGATCGATCAATCCCAAACCAACGCATTCGACGCGCTCTGTCGGCAAGCTGCTCATTTCGCAAAACCAGCATCCCGCCGTCTCCGGTTGTAAAATGCTTGACCGCCTGAAACGAAAATGCCGAAAATGCTCCGAAACTTCCAACCGGTATGCCATTCTGAACGGCTCCAATACCTTGCGCTGCGTCTTCAATTAGAGGGACTTCAAGTTCATTCGCAAGCCTCACTAGCTGCGACATATCACAGCACAGCCCGCCATAATGAACGCATACGATCGCTTTTGTTCTCTCTGAAACGAGCGTTCGTACATGATTAAAATCGATGTTCAACGTATCTGGTTCAACATCGGCAAACCGAATCCTTGCATTGAGATAGAGAAGGGGGATGTTTGTTGCCGTACAAGTAAAAACTGGTACGATGACTTCGTCATCGGGTTGTATGTTCGACAGAACGTACGAAAGGTGCAATGCGTCGGTGCACGAACCGACCGCGACCGCCTCACCCTTGATCGAAAGCTCACGTTCAAACGCCTTTTCAAACTCTCTTACACGTGGTCCCTCACCGACCCAACGACTCCTGAGAACCTTTGTTACATTTTGAATTGCTTTTTCTGACACGACCGGATGAAATAACACGATATTATCACCTTCTGCTTCAAGTATCGCAGCGTCGCGTGTATTCTGAAACTTATGCATCGCATCTTTGTGCTTCGCCACAATACTTGTCCTTATTCATTTTTTGCAAACAGGAAAACCCCCACTTCTGCTATACCATCAGCAGCGACGAGAGGGTATAGGCGCGTCAGGGTCCAGTCAGAGGAATTGCGTACCAAATCCAGTTCGACAGTCGCTCCCGAGGATTCCGTGCGTTGTTCGCCTGCAGGGCTCGCCGCAACTTCACGCAGGGCATTAAGCGGAAGAATTAGGATCACACCGACATTCGCAATGGAGAAAGCCAATCGAATCGCATACGCGATCACTGGGCCAAATTGCGGATTTGCAACGACTATATCGGATCGAAGATTGTCCAATTCAACGCTTGGCACCGATATCTTCGTGATGTCTTTTTTGACGAATCTATATTCACAGGATTCGTTTTGTTGTAAAGACAACTGCTGGAAGCACCGAAGCCAGCGTTCGTTAACATCAACGCCAGAGACGCGCGTGATGCCAAGCGATGCCGAACAAGCCAGTGACAATGTCCCTATTCCACAGCAAAGATCGGTCATCGAATCGATCGTACCAACTTGCGAAAGCTCATCACAAAACGACTGACAGACAGCAACCGTCTCTAGGTCTTTTGTAAAAATTGCCCATTCTTCGCGATGTATGCCCTGCGACTGGTAGAGCCATTCCAGTTCGCGACTTACGGGCTCGCCCAACTTTGATTGCCCTGCCAAGCGACAAACTCGCTCTAGGTTTATCTCGCAGAAAGCGTCCTCTCGCACCGGCACATCGCAGTCAAGCACAGTGGGGATCAAAACATTCACATGCCGAATGCCAGACTCACCGCTTGACCCCCTACTCACGACTGTTGGCCCTGTCGACACCAAGATATCGCGAATGAACCAGTACAGTTGATCGCGGATTGTATAGCTTTAGTTCCGCAGAGGGACGGTAGTGAAGTGCATCGGAAATCCGCAAACCTTCCTTCATCGATAACGAAAGTGTAAGTGCTTCCTCATCCGATTCTGTCAGGAATTTCTTCGCGGAAATTGTTTCCTCGAATTCAACGATTTTTTCTAGATAGTCACTTCGCGTTGACATGTACTTTTCTTCATCGTGAAATCGCCAGAATATTGGCTTGTTCCGAAACACATAGAAGTAATTGGTGTATTCATAGCCCCTAAAGGAACGCCCATAGTGATACACAACGGAATCGCTGTTCACAACGCAACGAAAGCCTAGCCCGCGAAGTACGAACGAGATGTCGCTACTTTCGTAGTACATATCAAATATAGGGCACAACAGTCCAGATCGTAGAAGAGCGTCTGACCTGAAAATCGTTCCAACAATAGAGCAACTCGGAACCTCGGTTATCGACGATCGGTTATTTAGCTCGGTAATCGGAAAGCACGTACCATGCTCGTCATATCGGTGTCCAGCAGAGTAAAGCAATTCAGGCTCATCTGCTCGCATAGCAAGGCTCTGGCACTCTGCTACGTCCCTTGCATCTGGTGAATCCATATAGTCAACGAGCTGCTGCAAGTACCCGTCGGTAACCTTTACATCCTGATCCATCAATACAAAGTATTTGCATAAAAAATGCTTATAAGCAAACCTGATCGCTTCATTGTTTCCGCGACAATAGAGAAGATTCGTTGGCGATCTCAATATGGTTGCGTCTTCGTACCTTTCAAGAAGTGCTGACAGGGTTCCATCAACTGATCCATTGTCAAGGAAAACCACGTGGACGTGGTAGCCTTTGCACTTACTCAATTCAACTACGGTGTCGAGGAACTGATCAGAAACATATTGCTTACCGTTGTAGGTCAATACAATTATTGCTATTGATTCCATTTTTGAACTCACGAATCTTTCTTCCCCACAACGATCATTCGACTGCCATCTGGAACGTCAGAATCCCATTTGCTAGGTGTCCGAGAGTCGTAGGATGCATACGAATCACAAACCTTTAGCCCAGCAATTTTCGCGAGAGAGCAAAGTTCATAGAACGTGTAGTGGCGGATCGAATGCAATTCTGATGTTGAATTCAACTTTTTGCCATCGAGAAATAGTGAGATTGTCCCGACGTGATCCCATCGCTGGTGTGCTGGGAACAGCTCATGCTCGAAAGTGTGTTCAATACTGTACTCGCCTTGCCGGTACGTAAGCGTACGGACCTCTTGAAAACTCTTCAAAATCGAAAACGGGTTGAAAAGATCAATCACAAAACACCCGCTAGGCTTCAGGACGCGGCTAATTGCCTTCATCGCATTTTCCGCATCTTCTCGCCCCACGAGATAGTGAAAGACAGACAACATGCAGATCACAGAGTCGAAGCAGCCGTCTGGTTGTGTACTTAACGATGTAATGCTGTCCAAATCGAACGTTGGACTGATAGGCGAACCCGTATTCCGCGTTTTCGCATAGTCGATGTACACGGGGTTGGTGTCGATGCCGACGACCTCAAACCCTTGCAATGCCAACGGATGCGTAAGCCTTCCAACACCACACCCCGCATCCAGTACACGCGAGTTATTTTCAACCTTCATTTCACCAAAAACATGGAGCAGAAATGCAAGGCTTGCGTCGATGTCGGCCCCAAAAATTGTATCGCAGAATGGAAGAAGCCAGCGAATGTCATCGTCGCTACCGTGCTCTAATGTCATGGACAATTTCTGGTTACTTTCTGATTTATTTTGAAGTTTGCCATCGCGTTGAACGTTTGGACAAGGCTACCGAGTTGAGAGTTCCCTGTCCACCCTCGGGCAGGGTGTTGGCCGGCATGTTTGCTACGATCGCTAGCTATTCCTTTACCTCATTTCGCCAGACTTCACGGACGCTGACACAAGAACCCCAGCGCCCGCCGCACACCGGCTTTGATGATTCCCGGCACGTGTCGCCATTGCAGCGTCATGTAGGCGTCACCACGTCGGAGGACCGGCACACCGTTCATTGTGTCAACCGTGATGCCAGGGCAGCACGCCAAGCGGTTGTCGGCGTCGATGATTGATTGAACTTTCTGTTCGATAGTTTTGATGTTCATTGTGGGACTCGTTGTGGGAATCGGCAGTTTCGCTGCCGTGTGAATGTAAGTCTGAAAATCGTCGAACTGGCAACCTTCGGCACGCTCGATTTGTTTTCGGGGAACTTCCCCAAAATGACCCCTTGGGGGTGCGGGAATTACCGGGTTTTTGTGAGAACCGGTTAGAATGAGTGAGAATCGGTTGACACCTTGCGGATTCGTTTTACACTGCAAATAACGGTGCGAAACTCGATTTTCGTCTTCCCCAGAAACCGACTACGGAACCGAAGGTTAGAGGTTCGAATCCTCTGGGGTGTACTTCTAAAGCCAGTAGCCATAACGGTTTTTGGCTTTTTTCGTGTTTAGACCGAAATCGACCGAAAGAGGAATTCACAGGATTTCACAGAATCAGGTCCGTTCGGGTGATTCTTTTACGCCGACGCTCGGTCGGCACGCATAACCAATGCGTTAGCAAGTTCGACGATATCGTTCCATTGCTCTTGGGATCGAGCTAAGTCGAGCATCTCAATTAGCCGATCCGAAGGCTTCTCGTCGTAGCCATAGCGGCAGGCAACATCGACTGGCAAGCTGTTCAGGCACGATGCGTGAACTACCAAGTGCCAGCGTATGTTTCATTGCCTGCCGGCTTCGGCGACCCACGGTGGTTTTACTTCCTCGCGAGATGGAAGGTTTGTTCGAGCTGTCTGTCGGGATGATTTTGAAACGTCCCGCTTGACGGGCAAATCATAGAAGGCTGGCAGTTCCATTCAACAAAATGGAATCGCAGATGGCACCTCGATGCGCCGCATCGATTAAGGCACGCAGACTTTCTCATACGAATTCCGACAAGATACGTCTCCTGCCTTGCGATACCTTGGAAAACAAGACCGGACGAAGTGTCCGACGCAAAACGCCCTAATCGGAATGTTCCCGTGCCGTTCGGCTCGGGAGACAAGCAGTACCTTTGGCTCGCTTGGGCCGCTCTACGCTCTTGCCGATGCGCGTCGCGAGTATGCAGAGCGAGCAGCACGTGGAGAGCTGAGTCACCAGCAGGCAGCTTCCGTTGCTCGCCAGCACAGAGGAAAACCAAAGCAAAAGTCCCGGGGAACCAAACAGGTATTCTCCGCTGAAAACGGGATCAAGGTCACCGTGTCTACCGCCAAGATTGAGAACTACTTCGAAATTGAGCAGTCCTTGCTTGAGGCGTTTGAGGAAGTTCGGCACCGGATTAACAACCACGTACAGATGTTCTGGCGAGACTCAAGCCATCCGAAACGATCCGAAAAATGGCGAATATTGACAAATAACGTCAGTCGTGATATGCTTCTTTGATTACCTCAGGGAGACCTAGCCAGTGGCCAATTCACTCAACCTATCGCTCACAGACGAACTTCGCGCCTTCATCGACGAGAATTGTGGCGACGGCACGCTTTACGCGACTCCCAGCGAGTTCGTGCGCGATGTTCTGCGGCAAATGAAACTCAAGAAGGAAACCGCTGAAGCCCGCGACAGTATTCTTGCTGGTTACCGCGATGCAATCGAAGGTCGCACCGTGGACTTCGCAGGGGATCTTCGAAAGGCAATGAAGAAAGCCAAGTCGTGAGTTCCAAGAAACCCCGCAGACTCGCCCTCACCCATTCCGCCCTGGCGTCAATTAGCGATATTGAGCAGTACTCGATTGAGAACTGGGGCAAGAAAGTTGCTGCACGCTACATCGATGATCTCGAAGCTGGGCTCATCAGGATTCAAGAGCAGCCAGACCTGCTTCGCCCGCAACCGGAGTTTCACTCCGACCTCTGTTTCTACCGCGTCAACAAACACCTGCTTGTTTGCGATCTTCAGAAAGAATCGATCATCGTGCTGGCTGTGATCCACGCATCGCAAGACATACCAGAGCGTTTGGCGGAGCTTGAGCCAACCCTTGCAAAGG encodes:
- a CDS encoding DegT/DnrJ/EryC1/StrS family aminotransferase, which translates into the protein MAKHKDAMHKFQNTRDAAILEAEGDNIVLFHPVVSEKAIQNVTKVLRSRWVGEGPRVREFEKAFERELSIKGEAVAVGSCTDALHLSYVLSNIQPDDEVIVPVFTCTATNIPLLYLNARIRFADVEPDTLNIDFNHVRTLVSERTKAIVCVHYGGLCCDMSQLVRLANELEVPLIEDAAQGIGAVQNGIPVGSFGAFSAFSFQAVKHFTTGDGGMLVLRNEQLADRARRMRWFGIDRSAKQNGTWGNDITELGYKYQMTDIAAAMGLAGLEELKSRIQHRRNLLRQYFDSLSGIDGIRLLGKNRPECENAAWLCTAMVEGREAFQQLLRAQGVESGQVHYRNDRYSIFNRFRDTETPNMDAVEGKYVCLPLHDAMSSEQVDRVCSLIRKGW
- a CDS encoding methyltransferase domain-containing protein — translated: MNVLIPTVLDCDVPVREDAFCEINLERVCRLAGQSKLGEPVSRELEWLYQSQGIHREEWAIFTKDLETVAVCQSFCDELSQVGTIDSMTDLCCGIGTLSLACSASLGITRVSGVDVNERWLRCFQQLSLQQNESCEYRFVKKDITKISVPSVELDNLRSDIVVANPQFGPVIAYAIRLAFSIANVGVILILPLNALREVAASPAGEQRTESSGATVELDLVRNSSDWTLTRLYPLVAADGIAEVGVFLFAKNE
- a CDS encoding glycosyltransferase family 2 protein, yielding MCPIFDMYYESSDISFVLRGLGFRCVVNSDSVVYHYGRSFRGYEYTNYFYVFRNKPIFWRFHDEEKYMSTRSDYLEKIVEFEETISAKKFLTESDEEALTLSLSMKEGLRISDALHYRPSAELKLYNPRSTVLVHSRYLGVDRANSRE
- a CDS encoding class I SAM-dependent methyltransferase; this translates as MTLEHGSDDDIRWLLPFCDTIFGADIDASLAFLLHVFGEMKVENNSRVLDAGCGVGRLTHPLALQGFEVVGIDTNPVYIDYAKTRNTGSPISPTFDLDSITSLSTQPDGCFDSVICMLSVFHYLVGREDAENAMKAISRVLKPSGCFVIDLFNPFSILKSFQEVRTLTYRQGEYSIEHTFEHELFPAHQRWDHVGTISLFLDGKKLNSTSELHSIRHYTFYELCSLAKIAGLKVCDSYASYDSRTPSKWDSDVPDGSRMIVVGKKDS
- a CDS encoding ribbon-helix-helix domain-containing protein, whose amino-acid sequence is MANSLNLSLTDELRAFIDENCGDGTLYATPSEFVRDVLRQMKLKKETAEARDSILAGYRDAIEGRTVDFAGDLRKAMKKAKS
- a CDS encoding type II toxin-antitoxin system RelE/ParE family toxin, translated to MSSKKPRRLALTHSALASISDIEQYSIENWGKKVAARYIDDLEAGLIRIQEQPDLLRPQPEFHSDLCFYRVNKHLLVCDLQKESIIVLAVIHASQDIPERLAELEPTLAKEVELLHKKLVAAARKR